A genome region from Anaerolineae bacterium includes the following:
- a CDS encoding PRC-barrel domain-containing protein — protein sequence MLRSVKELKNYTLQAKDGEVGLVVDLYFDDDQWTVRYLVVDTGKWLPGRRVLVNRLALGRPDWQSHVFPVDLTKEQVKNSPDIDLAQPVSRQAEIDLVQHYQWPIYWSMPGGIYHLGV from the coding sequence ATGTTGCGAAGCGTGAAAGAATTAAAAAATTATACCCTCCAGGCCAAAGATGGTGAAGTTGGCCTGGTGGTGGACCTATACTTTGACGACGACCAATGGACGGTGCGCTACCTGGTGGTAGATACCGGCAAGTGGCTGCCGGGACGCCGGGTCCTCGTCAATCGTCTGGCGCTTGGCCGGCCGGATTGGCAGTCTCATGTATTTCCCGTAGATTTAACCAAGGAACAGGTGAAGAACAGCCCGGATATTGATTTGGCCCAACCTGTCTCTCGGCAAGCAGAGATAGATTTGGTGCAGCACTATCAATGGCCCATTTATTGGTCTATGCCGGGTGGGATTTATCACCTGGGGGTG